In the genome of bacterium HR17, one region contains:
- the pulG_2 gene encoding Type II secretion system protein G: MRQRGFTLIELLVVIAIVAILAAILFPVFSRAREKARQISCLSNVRQQGMAMAMYVADWEAYPMYSSGPFAPDPSGYPMYFRWYDQIYAYTKNAQLFVCPTVPRKFAFGQAGRNIVYGYNYQYLGNSRANCWNVPVTESQIQAPANTIAVADSRGTGTRQCDNDEPTDPDFTNLDCLHNHGYSIDPPVLPPCRSGPGPNAPSSGGRWSIPHDRHFDGANFAFCDGHAKWFRVDTVMQDNRWWNGRYPDPTP, translated from the coding sequence ATGCGTCAGCGTGGGTTTACGCTGATTGAGTTGCTCGTGGTGATTGCCATCGTCGCCATCTTGGCGGCGATTCTGTTCCCCGTGTTCAGCCGCGCTCGCGAAAAGGCGCGACAAATTTCCTGCCTGAGCAATGTGCGGCAGCAGGGGATGGCGATGGCGATGTATGTCGCCGATTGGGAAGCCTACCCGATGTATTCGTCGGGACCGTTTGCGCCTGACCCCAGCGGCTACCCGATGTATTTTCGCTGGTATGACCAGATTTACGCCTACACCAAAAACGCCCAACTGTTCGTTTGCCCGACCGTGCCGCGCAAGTTTGCTTTCGGTCAAGCAGGGCGCAATATCGTCTACGGCTACAACTACCAGTATTTGGGCAACTCGCGGGCGAACTGTTGGAATGTGCCCGTGACGGAAAGCCAAATCCAAGCGCCTGCCAACACCATTGCCGTTGCCGACAGCCGTGGCACGGGAACACGGCAATGCGACAACGATGAACCCACCGACCCCGACTTCACCAACCTTGACTGTTTGCACAATCACGGTTACAGTATTGACCCGCCTGTTCTGCCACCTTGCCGTAGCGGTCCGGGACCGAACGCACCCAGCAGCGGTGGGCGCTGGAGCATCCCCCACGACCGCCACTTTGACGGTGCCAATTTCGCCTTTTGCGACGGGCATGCCAAATGGTTCCGCGTGGACACTGTCATGCAGGACAATCGGTGGTGGAACGGGCGCTATCCTGACCCGACGCCGTAA